The DNA region AATCCACCATTTATAACTCTATCAGTAGTGTGCATTTTCAGAACCTCAACTTGGCCaagtttgttcttttttttttttcatgatataAATCCCAGCAAGTTCTGGGAAATTCAGtttcataacattttttttatttgctgaaTTCTACTTTTGTTGGAAAGAACACCTTGGAGGGTGACTAACAAGGAAGAAGCAGAAGCAACATAGTGTGtagaaaattttgggaggaAAATGAAGTTATATACTTCATTGTTGTTACTTGGTTTGGTTTCCATGCTCTCTTTTGTGGCTTCTGTCATGATCCCTTCAGGTGAAGGTGAGAGTCATATGGCTGAGTATTCACTTTCTCTCTCAGATCTCGATTATGTACTTGTTTTGACTTCTGTTTGGATGCTGGGAAAAGACAAAGAAAGCACCACAATGGTTAATCTGATGATCTTTTGGTTCTTATTAGTCAATGATCTCCTTTGAGTTCTAGTGTGATGTGTATAGTATCATGATATGATATCATCATGTAGCAAAGTTTGCCATTTTTGGTTCTCTGGTGAACTTGGAAGTTTTGAGATCGAAAATTGCTTTTCATTCTCCTTGTATTTTTGCCTTGGCTAACTGCGGTATACATTCACAGCAATGAAGcatttgaattgtcttttgttattattattttttgaattgtagaatttgttttttttttcctgcagtGTTGGCACTTAAAACTTTCAAGGAAGCTGTGTATGAAGATCCACATATGGTTTTGTCCAATTGGAATACTTTGGATTCAGATCTTTGTGACTGGAATGGTGTTTCTTGTACTGCAACTCGAGATCATGTCATCAAGCTGTAAGATTTAAAATACCATGGATCCATTTAGCATTTAATACATTTCTTTAGGGGGTGTAAATTTAGTCCTCTGTTGCAATGTGACATGCTTCGTGTCAGAGATGGTCAATTAATGACATACATTTCTAAGATAGCACATTTCTAATACGACAGAGTGGAATCCTTTTTTGCAGTAATCTATCTGGGGCTTCATTAAGGGGATTTCTTGCTCCAGAATTTGGGAAAATTACCTACTTACAAGAACTGTACGTTCCTTGTTTCTCCTATCTGTACATCATTCTGCAAACCTATCTTTATTTAATTAGCGATTCAGTGTTATTACCATGACTTGTAGTACTGGAATAGTATCATGATTGTAAATAACTTTTGGTTCTTATTGTTGTAGGATCTTGCATGGAAACAGTCTCATTGGAGTAATACCTAAAGAATTGGGCATGTTGAACTCTCTCAAGGTGTTGGATTTGGGAATGAATCAGTTAACAGGACCAATTCCTCCAGAGATTGGAAATTTGACCCAAGTTATGAAAATGTAAAaggaaattattaattaatatgcaCTTCCAGAATTGTCAACTCTTAAATTCTTTTGATGGACTTGTGTTTTCAATTCCATTGCATTCTTGCAGAAACCTTCAGTCCAATGGGTTGACTGGTAGGCTACCTCCAGAGCTAGGAAAGTTGAAATACCTTCAAGAGCTTCGGCTGGATAGGAATAAGCTTCAAGGATCTCTTCCTGGTGGTGGCAGttcaaatttttcttcaaatatgcATGGGATGTGAGTGAATCTTTTAGAAATTGAATTAGTGTAGTTTGTTTActgattcatcatcatcattcatGAAGTATTTTCTCATCTGATTGATAAAACTCTTCTTTCTCTATGAATACAGTAACTGCAATATATAGTGTAGGCCTCTAGGACTCTTATATCTATGGTAGGATTAAATTACCGTTTTCTTCAAATGTCATTTACCAGTTTCATTTGTGTCTACTAAAGAAAACAAGATATAGTTTCTTCTATCTTTTATGCTTActataaaggaaataaaatgcATGTGAGATATCTGATATGATAATTTATCATTGCTATAATTGTCAAATTTTCAATGTGCTCAAGTCATTGGGTATAAGGATATATATAGTTAATAAGACTTAAATCACCTTTGACATTATGAATTTGCTTAAAATTGTTGTATCTAGAAAGCATTATCAAGCTCACCCATTAAGTATAAAACACCAAGTTACACCATCGAAATTTGGATACTGTTAATCagactcattttttctattgTTTCTTCAGGTATGCCTCGGGTGTGAATATGACTGGCTTCTGTCGTTTGTCTCAGTTAAAAGTTGCAGATTTTTCATATAACTTTTTTGTTGGTAGCATACCCAAATGCTTGGCATATCTTCCAAGGTACTCTATTGAtcttcttgttttgttggcaTTCTAGTCAACCTCCTTtcttataaaacaaaaactctATCGTGCAGATCAAGCTTTCAAGGAAATTGTCTCCATATCAAAGACATAAAACAGCGGATTTCGGTGCAATGTGGTATGTATGACATGATATTTTTTGCATTTAAAATTAAGGTATCATTTAGGGTGTATCTTCATCAACATATCATAAATTTGACTTGTACAGAAGATATGAAATGAACTTATTAGTCTGGACTTCATTATGTTGAGAAATGAGAACGGAATGATGGATAATATGAACTTTTATGAATCTGATATACATCTGATCCATTTTACTAGAATATACTCTGCCTATAATTGTTTCTTGCTTGTTTTACATCTAATAATGAACTATTATTTAATAGCTGGTGCTTCGCCTGCCCAAAGCGGACCAGTAGTGAACCCAAGGTACCTACCTGCTACTAAACATGTGACCAAGCATCAAGAAGCATCAAAACCTGCTTGGCTTTTGGCTCTAGAAATAGTGACGGGAACCATGGTTGGTTCTCTCTTTATTATTGCTATTCTCTCTGCGATTCAGAGGTGTAACAACAAACCATCTATCATCATTCCTTGGAAAAAATCTGCAAGCGGAAAAGATTATATGGCAGTACATATAGGTTTAGTTTCTTTGCTTCCTAATGTGTATTTAGTATTTACTACTGATATTTTGTATTGTACTTTGAACATATTACACTATCAATGTGCAGACTCTGAGATGTTGAAGGATGTGATGAGTTATAGCAGACAGGACCTTGAAGTGGCCTGTGAAGACTTCAGCAACATAATTGGGTCCTCACCGGATAGTGTGGTCTACAAGGGTACCATGAAGGGTGGGCCTGAGATTGCTGTGATTTCCCTCTGCATCAAGGAAGATAATTGGACAGGATACCTTGAGCTCTATTTTCAGAGAGAGGTAAATGGAATGGAACATTCCAATGCCTACAATGTTCAAGAATTGACAGATAAATAATTGAgttagtcttttaattttttctgcTATTGATGCAATTCAGGTGGCAGACTTGGCAAGGTTAAATCATGATAACACAGGAAAGCTGTTAGGATATTGTAGAGAGAGCAGTCCATTTACAAGGATGCTGGTTTTTGAATATGCATCAAATGGAACACTTTATGAGCACCTACATTGTTGTAAGTCACAATTCTTCGCTCGTCTACATATATCCTTTTGTGTTTCAGTACCTTAAATCATTATGAAATCATGGTTACAGATGAAGAAGGGTGCCAGTTGTCTTGGACAAGGCGTATGAAAATTATCATAGGCATTGCCCGTGGACTCAAGTATTTGCACACTGAAATTGAGCCGGCGTTCACTATCTCAGAATTGAATTCCAATGCCGTTTACCTCACAGAAGATTTTTCCCCTAAGGTGTTTTTACAAACCTAGTTTAAGCTTTCTAGCATGCCTATTATGATTGTCCTGAATATCTTAACATGCACCTATGTTTATGTGCTGTATggtatttttctcatttgaatGAACCTTAAATTTCAGCTGGTTGATTTTGAAAGTTGGAAGACAATTCTTGAAAGATCCGAAAAAAATTCTGGTAATGTTAGTAGCCAGGGTGCTGTTTGTGTTCTACCAAACTCTCTTGAAGCGCGCCGTCTCGACACCAAAGGAAACATCTATGCTTTTGCTGTACTTCTATTGGAGATAATCAGTGGGAGACCTCCATACTGCAAGGACAAAGGGTACTTGGTGGATTGGGTAAGAAATTtcctaaaaatttgaatatatttcttttaaggCATCATTACTTAAAGCATTATGAATCCAAATTTTCTCTTTAGTTGTAAAAAGTAACTTACCTATAAGTACTTATATGATAAACACTTATTTAATAAGCCATTAAGCCCTAAATTTTAAACTCATGTGGTGCAGGCTAGGGACTATCTTGAAATGCCAGAAGTAATGTCATATGTGGTGGATCCTGAGTTGAAACATTTTAGATATGAAGACCTCAAAGCAATATGTGAGGTGATAACTCTTTGCATCAATCCTGATCACTCTGTCCGTCCATCAATGCGTGAATTATGCACTATGTTGGAGAGCAAAATAGACACAACAATAAATTTGGAGCTAAAGGCATCATCACTGGCTTGGGCTGAACTAGCACTTTCGTCATAATTGAGCCAATAATACTCAACTAACTCAACATGCACCACAACTGAAGCATGCAGACCTATAACCATTAATACTTCTCTGactacttttctttcttctcctctcttcccttgctttgcttttcattttaatctatttCATTTTATCTCTCACCTGTAAATAATTGTTCATAAAAAAGGAGTGTGCAAGGGTTAAGGTATCCTTGTATAGCGGTGGGTTGACAACTAGAAATTGATAAATCAATGGAGACAAAAAAATTGGGTTGACAACTGTCtttgcttttccttttctttttgtatatGTGTGATTCTTCTTCTTGGGCTCAGGGAGATTTACTTTTTGGCTATGCACAAAGTCTGGCTTATAGTGTTTACCATTGCATTCTACATGTTCATATCAACATAAGAAAAGAACAGTTGTATGGGCACAGTGCAATGCATGATTAAGCTGAGCCATGATCAGGCAAACACGTTGACGGTGCTTTAACCAAAGGCGTCTTAAGATTTTTTTGGACGCTTCAAACGTCCCTTTGTGGCTGTTGGAATCTTTTTGCACTCAACCAAATTTGGTTTGATCATCCCATTCCCATTATTTCCACTATTtcaagtttttgttttaatatcaCATCCTGTAATAAAAGTCGCAAGGCattaatttaaagttatatttacATTAACATTAATGGCCTTTCTACTAGTAATTCTATACCTTCCCcctccaaaaaaaagaaaaactagtaATTCTTtacctaaataaaaaaaatgggttgTTGGAGATCTCTGAAGAATTTTCCCGATCAAGATCTTGCGGTTGACGCAAGTATTGTGTTAGAGACAGACATACACATCGTACACTGTGGCACTTAAATTTGAATGTCTAGATCCATCGTACGTTTGTTTCTTTGAATAGGACCATTGCCTAAATTAAGAGAAATAATTCACATCGTAATAATAATTTGCGATTCTTGGCTGCATGGTGGTT from Glycine soja cultivar W05 chromosome 8, ASM419377v2, whole genome shotgun sequence includes:
- the LOC114421000 gene encoding probable LRR receptor-like serine/threonine-protein kinase At1g63430, whose translation is MKLYTSLLLLGLVSMLSFVASVMIPSGEVLALKTFKEAVYEDPHMVLSNWNTLDSDLCDWNGVSCTATRDHVIKLNLSGASLRGFLAPEFGKITYLQELILHGNSLIGVIPKELGMLNSLKVLDLGMNQLTGPIPPEIGNLTQVMKINLQSNGLTGRLPPELGKLKYLQELRLDRNKLQGSLPGGGSSNFSSNMHGMYASGVNMTGFCRLSQLKVADFSYNFFVGSIPKCLAYLPRSSFQGNCLHIKDIKQRISVQCAGASPAQSGPVVNPRYLPATKHVTKHQEASKPAWLLALEIVTGTMVGSLFIIAILSAIQRCNNKPSIIIPWKKSASGKDYMAVHIDSEMLKDVMSYSRQDLEVACEDFSNIIGSSPDSVVYKGTMKGGPEIAVISLCIKEDNWTGYLELYFQREVADLARLNHDNTGKLLGYCRESSPFTRMLVFEYASNGTLYEHLHCYEEGCQLSWTRRMKIIIGIARGLKYLHTEIEPAFTISELNSNAVYLTEDFSPKLVDFESWKTILERSEKNSGNVSSQGAVCVLPNSLEARRLDTKGNIYAFAVLLLEIISGRPPYCKDKGYLVDWARDYLEMPEVMSYVVDPELKHFRYEDLKAICEVITLCINPDHSVRPSMRELCTMLESKIDTTINLELKASSLAWAELALSS